The Pseudopipra pipra isolate bDixPip1 chromosome Z, bDixPip1.hap1, whole genome shotgun sequence nucleotide sequence agaatgaaaaacaaagaaaaaccattTCGATCCAAAactcaggaggagaaaaattgGAAAATTCAGCACCGGATGCCGAAAGGAACCACACACAGCTGCCTAGCCTGGCTTGCTGCGCTGGTAGTTGATAAATCAATAAGACATTCTAAGTGGCAGAAGCCTTAATGCAGGGCGGCTCAGGGCTTTCACAAAATACAGGATGTGTATgcataatatagaaatatatacatacatatatatatacacatatatacagaCTAtttatgtgtataaatatatttaatgaatttttaatatatgcGTGTGTATAAATCTACTTGTAGTACCTATATATACACTATTTATTATATAATAGGTGGTACATAGACGATATATATATtcgtgtgtatatatatgtgcacaCATACCTAGCCGAGTCtgcatgtatgtatatataattttacaCACACTACAAGTACCATTTATACCATGGTATATATAAATGGCATAATATGTGAAAAAGAACATAAACATATGCAGAACCTAGTCTGGAAACCACACGCATCGTAGctagtatttttatatttatttatataatcaCGGACTATCTCGAGTTCAAGGGACCCGTATGGATCATCGCATACGGCTGTCAGTATTTATGCAGGTCACGACTACAAGTAGCCGACATAGGAGAATTATGCCCAAAAGAGACGCCAGTCCCGCCGCCGCCCGACCGCCAGCTCGACGCTGCGCCGGCGTCCACAGGCGCTGACACTGTCTCTCCCCGCAGGTGATGATGCTGGGCAGCCCGCGGGTGGccgagctgctgctgcagcgcGGAGCCGACCCCAACCGCCCCGACCCGAGCACCGGCTGCCTCCCGGCGCACGACGCGGCCCGCGCCGGCTTTCTGGAGACGCTGGCGGCGCTGCACCGGGCCGGGGCGCGCCTCGACCAGCCCGACGGCCGCGGCCGCCTCCCGCTCGACGTGGCGGCGGGGGGCCCGCACGGAGCGGTGGGACGATACCTGCGCCACCCGCCGCCCCTCCCGGGAGCCGGGAGGGCCGCCGAGGGGGCTGCGCGCTGACCCGCCCTcggccgcccccgccggcaCCCTGTCCCCTCGAAGCCTGCGCCCATCTCCGCCGCGAGCATCCCAGCCGTCGAGTCACCCAGAGAGCGATCGCGGTTGGCGGCGCTACCGGTGTCCGACTGCTGGGAAGACCCTTCCTCTGTCCCGCTGCCCAGGGTTCCTCCCGCACGCCCCGGGCACCCCGTGTCCTGCTTCTGCGAGAAGACACGTGCTGCTCAATTtcctgagaaaaaaaggaaagaactgaAACACTGCCAAGGCTAGcgctcctgctctgcctctcagGCTCCCCGACGGGCAGAGCACAAGCAGCAAACCCTTCTCCTGTGCCTCGGGGGAGTGAGGGGGCGGTGGAAAAATCCGTCGTTTCCcctctccattttttttattacgATGAAGCTGCTTGGAGAAGTGAGAATGCTATGTTTCCCTTACCGGCTTGCTCACCGCCCTGCAAGGCTTTGCATTGTAGAGATACCTTGAGGTTCTTTTATGTTGTAGTGCTTTGAAATAGTGAACACTTCAGCCATCTCGTTTACAAATGTTCTCAATCTATAAATCTTTTCCCCTCATCAGCGCACTTAACTTAGAATTTTAATATTAGTATATAACATTGAttgaatgttaaaatatttaacactgATAGACATCACAATTTGAGAACTACTACAAATATTTTGTATAGTTGCATTTGAGGAAGCCATCCATGTGAAAAAACAATTAGTGATCGCTTTGTTACTGTGTGTTTTTGCATTTGGAGGTACCCCATTCATTCAGAAGATTTGGGCAACGAGCTCCTTAATTTTAAGACAGCTTTCTGGGTCTCTAAAttagatatttggaaaaaacaacaaatgacCGAGTTTGATTAAAAATCTGGATCTTTTCACACTTTTcgttttctgtttttcctacGGAATTTCCATTGCCTACCCAATGTTTGTACCACTTGCGTTCAACAAAATACCTGTTATTATTCAATATCAAAACATGAGATTGGCTTAAAAAACTTCACTCATAATGTTCAGCTATTAAATGGTTCTGCGTGCAGCACTATTCAGTGTTGGGCGGTGTTTTTTATTTCGCCTTCGtttattgctttcttttttggggggtctgTGCATAAATTTGCATGGATACACACAGCACATTCACGCAGGTCAAATACACAGGGCTTTTCGCAGATGTGTATTACTTAAGCACATACACACGCAAgttaaaatcattaaaatcGTTCGTTTCCTTAT carries:
- the LOC135407898 gene encoding cyclin-dependent kinase 4 inhibitor B-like isoform X2 codes for the protein MEGSPRGDGDRLCTAAARGDREEVRKLLDAGVDPNATNCFGRTPLQVMMLGSPRVAELLLQRGADPNRPDPSTGCLPAHDAARAGFLETLAALHRAGARLDQPDGRGRLPLDVAAGGPHGAVGRYLRHPPPLPGAGRAAEGAAR
- the LOC135407898 gene encoding cyclin-dependent kinase inhibitor 2A-like isoform X1, whose protein sequence is MEGERADSPVGPRRGGICYVRRRRLPRIHDSPDKVHHPLSARSQPAPGPGSGPVHPPPHFRSAGAALAATPRPVAGPAAEAPQEPPAQVMMLGSPRVAELLLQRGADPNRPDPSTGCLPAHDAARAGFLETLAALHRAGARLDQPDGRGRLPLDVAAGGPHGAVGRYLRHPPPLPGAGRAAEGAAR